The sequence GCTTGTTGATAGCCAGGCGCAGAACCTTCTCAAAGTATTTTTCAGGGACGGTCAAGCTTTTAATTGTTTGCCTCAGTAACAGGAGGAACTCATCATCTTTATCAGCCTTCAAATCCTTGTTAATGGCATTGCCAAACTCATTGTTGTAGTGATTCAAGGTTGCATTCAGCTGTGCTTTACTCCTGGTAGAGAGGATCCTGATGAGCTCCTCATCATTGTAGGCTTTGTCTGAGATTTTCTCATGAAGTATCTTAGCCTCTTTCTTTGCCAAGGGCACGCTGATCTCATCTCCCTCGTATCGGTAAGTGCTCAAAAGAGGAACCAAAAGCTGTGACAGAGTCAACAATCAGagcaaaaggaagaaaaaagaaattctaggCAGCAATGTAGTTGAAGCTGTTTGAACAAATTACTTCCAATTCAATACAAGAAATTGGATACAATAGAAGATCAAGACGATACGGTTTCAACTAGCCAACTTGACATTTGAGAGCACAATCAGATTAAGAATGAGTTTGGAGGTTGAAGGTTTGTACCTTGCGCAAGTCTCCAGATGTATGGTATGCCACATCTTCTTCAAGGGATTTCTTGAAACGCGCATGATACGCCTGCTTTACCAGCAACAGGTCATGGGAAGACCTAGTGGTAGCTATTTCCAAGAGCACTTTGTTGCTTGAAGTGAACCTCTTTGTAGCTTCATTAGCCAAAAATGCATCACGCTCAGCAGGGACCAGTGTCCACAGCAGCACAGCCCTCTGGTTATGCAGCAAAATAGGAAATTCAAGCAGTAAAcctttgaaaacaaaattaaaagtaaaacCAGTATTCAACTGAGAGATATAATGCATCCAAATCTGACCTCAAATTCACTTGAGAGCTCTTTGTCCAGTGACTTAAGAAGCTCTTCCCCATAAGTTTCTGCATATGCCTGCTGAATTAATTTTCTCTGAGCTGCATTCCTGTGAGTCAATATCGATATGATCAACGCCTCATTTGTCCCCCATCCTGCACACAGATTACGAAAATCAGTTGATGATGCAGAATACAACCATAAAAGTGCCTTGATAATGCAACAAATCTTCAACCTCTATCCCTAATTAATATGAGCAGTTTTGGTTAAATGCCTCAATGTGCAGCTAGATGCCAAGTATTCAAATTGGTCTATGACATCAAGCATCAgttttcttcatcatcttctcttCTCCCAACTCTGTTTTCATTGATGATCCCTTTCAAGTAAATGGAGTTTTATGCAAATCCCATATAAAAGAAAGCATGAACTAGTCaagattaaaataaacaaaaatattggttaaagaatttttaaaaagttgtAGATCTAATACTCTGACCCAACAAAAATGATCCcaagaaatttaaaatcaaagagagagaaacaaatacATACAAAGAACCCAGAAAACAGATACTTACAAAGTAAGAGAACATGAAAGCAGATCAAACTTTAGATGATCAACCATATCAGATTATAAGAAAGACATCAAATACTTGCTAGTTAATAGTAAACCTCAAACTGGCTCAACAAGATAATCATTAAAAAGATCTAGATCTAAAGATTGATTCAACAAAACTGATGCTAACTTACTAATGGATAGAAAAgatcacagagaaagaaacacATCCTGATCATTATCACATTAACATAAGAACCCATAAAACACATATTTACAAAGTAGAACAATATGGAAGCagatggatcaaaccaacTTTAGTCTTTAGAAGATCAACCACATCAGAAACAAAGTCATGTCAAACACCAAATGATCAAATTTCATTTGCTCCAAAGAAAACACCAAAAAGATGTGATCAGTAAAATTAATTTAGTCTGAGTCTAAGAAGATGCGATCAGTAAAAGACCTTCAAAAGCTTTGCGGAGTTGTTCAGCATCTTCCACTGGAGAAGGAACCACATCTGGTACTCTGAGAGTCGCCAttctctctatttctctctctgtctcttaATTGTGTGTATGTAAGAAGAGTAAGAGGGCAGTGATAAGAGAGTGCGGAGCCTGGTCCTTATATAGAATTCAATTGACATGAAATCTCCATTTTATTACCATCGTATCAGTTGTAACGGTGGTTTTTTTACTGCTCAAGTAGATAAGAGTATTTATTCGTgctaaatttaatattttaatattaattgtataaaaataaaaataaaaataaaaaatgaaaaaatgaaaagaaaaaagaagaatatcgTCAAAGTGCCGCCCATAATTGTTTgtcttttaattattaaggCAATGATAATGTTTGGTAGTGGTAGTGGCAGTGACAGGGATAATGTACACGTACACTATTCAGTCCAAATGCAATACAATTTACAATGTGCTACCTCAGTTCATGTTGTCACTATCCCGGGAGCTACACGTActtttttcctaaattttgaGGCAATCTTCCTGTCCTGGCGCAGTGTAATGTGGCAAAATTTATGGCTGAGGACTGAGCTGTAAAAGTAGAGGAGAGGGGATTgaaatgaaagtgaaaaagtaaaaaaagatCAAAAGCGCAAAGGATGTTGATGGTTTTATCCAATCCTCCCAAACGGAGTGATTCAATTTTAAATCCGCGCAATGGTAACTATTCTTTAGCCTTTTGGCATGACAATATACATCTAATTCTCTCTTGTCTTTTTCACATAACACAATTATGCACCGTATATCCATCCATCTCCCTTTTTTGGGCTCCACGTTTTCTTTTGCCTACTGCCGCGTAGGAGTAGCTGTCTACCACGTGTGGCCAGAAGATGATGCTTCACTCAACGAAATGCCGCGTTTGTAAGcggaataaaaaaatattttaaaaaaaaaaagaaggaaaaattgaagaaaccaAGAACGACTTCACTGGGGATCGAACCCAGAATCTCTGGTTCCGTAGACCAGCGCCTTATCCATTGGGCCATGAAGTCCTTGTTGTTATTGAAAAGTCTCATCTTCtataaatatctaaaaataatgtttttttaattcagaACCATCACTTCACCTCTATCGACTCACCGAGTTTGCCGAGTTAGGGGGCTCACCAAATGCTAAAACCTTGTTGCTTTTGCAACAAGGTTGTAGTTCAAGTAGTTAAAATTATTTAGCTTGCATCTCGGCCCTAAATTCAATTCATTTTTTCCCAAtatgattttggaaattttgtattttgtattattattttttttggtaactGCTAAAACTTGGTGCTAACAAACTGCTAGGTGACCCCTGACCAGTGAGCCCAACAaagtttgaaaagaaaatagctTTGACCTCACTCTTTCTTCTATCTTTTATTAATCCGAAAACCCTCTCTTTTTCATAGAAagcttcctttctttttttggctgAGACTTCGACGAACTGGCcggagaagaaagagaacgtttgatttggttttataaaagccaaaacaacaaaaacaataaagtGGGAGTATTTAGTTAGAATCAATCAATCAAGTCCAGAGAAAATGAGCTGAAGGGTTGGGTTGGGACGACTCATGAGTGGTGGGAAATTGGGATTTGATCTTGATTGGTGATACATAGAGTGCAAATTTGGAAATGGGTAGGCCACGGTCTTTTCGGAGCAAGGCAGTCCACTTTGTATCTGATCTCACCACTGTCTTGCTCAATCCCATTTCTGACAAACCCTCCAAAacctcttctcctcctcctcatgcTGTAAGTTTTTCCTGTCTATTTATTCTTTATTCTTTATGGTTCTGTCTTGAAATGCTTTCTGggttattttgtttattggtttttgttttacgATGTAATTGTTCTGGTGTTTCTTTAAGTTCTGGTAATTAGTATTCTGTTCATTGGGTGCAAACCCAATTCATGCTGTATGTCTGTCCTTAGCTTAGTATATGGGTTTTCCTGGATTTTTTTATGTTCTGGAGCTATATGTGCTTATTCAGGGAGTTCTACTCTTGGAGTTTTTTTTGTGggaactttttattttttatccgATTTTGCTTTGATTGAATTTTGCACGTAGAACTGAAATTCATTACTAATGATTAGAACTTTTAGATACATGAAAATTGTAGTTCAGTTTTTAATTAGGATCACTAATTGGCTTTTGTGTTCCTATATTTGTCATTCAGTTTGGAATAATATGGAggcattttattatttattggaAAACATCACGTTGTGAGTTTGCATAACTAATGTAGatgaatatattttttgttcacATCTATTGAACTAGATCATGTTAGCTTTAGACTTTACAAGAAATTCTTCGAGCCCTGACTATGTAATTCTCATTTCCACAGGAAGATGAGGATGAGTCCAAAGGAAGTCAAAATGAATCAAGTAGTGAAGAGAGTCCCGTTAATGTAGTTGATGGGCCTGACACTTCTTCCTTTAGTGCATTCCTCTACTCTCTATTGTCATCAGAGTCTGAAGATACTAATACAAATGCAGATGAGAAAATTGATAATCAAATGGATAGGAATAACCCATCATCTGATTCTGCAATCAAAGGAAATGGTGGAAAGAGAAGTTTACTTTCTAAGGGGAAACAGTCACTTAGTAAAGTTATCTATCAAGCTGCGAGATTTGGTGGATATCGGAGTCAAGAGCGCAAGGGTAACCCTGACATGAAAGTTGATGATAGGAATGACTTGGAATTTACTGGAGTTGAGATGAGGCATATGCAGAAAGCCGAAAAGCCTATGGCTTTGGTTGATCTCCCAGACATCTCTGAACCTTCTTTACTTCTTACAGAAATAACTAGAACTGCTCTTTATGCTTCAATGCCAGCGCTTGTTCAAGGACGGAAATGGTTGTTACTGTATAGGTGCAGACACATGAATTTTCATTTGCACAATTACACTCTTTTGAAAGTTCTAATTAATCTTTACTACATGATTATTTTACCATCCAATGTATTCCTTGTGTCTGGCAGTACATGGAGGCATGGCATATCATTGTCAAGCCTATACAGAAGAAGTATGCTTTGTCCTGGCCCCAGTTTGCTGGTAATTGTTAACCAGACTATTAGCACCAATTATTTCAACTAATGGTCAGATCAACCCTTTAGATTaacttatataatataaatcaTCTAATAAGCAAGAGGATGTGACACAAACCAAACAATTAGTAACTAAAATCCTTGAGTTCTGTTGCTTTGAAAAGTATATCAAataatttccctttttttttcttttttttttttgggcattgTGTCGTTAACTAATTATCAAATTCTGAGACTTGTTATGCTTTAGTTTATACAGAAGCATATAatccaaaataattttttatacttattttaaatatttgttcAGGTTGTTGGAGACCGTAAAGGTGCAGTTTTTGGTGGCTTGGTGGAGGCACCTCTAAGACCAACCAACAAGAAGTATCAGGTCCTGCTGAAACTCATACTGGCTTTCAGTTCATCTACAATTATTTCCTTCTATGTATGTTGTATTCATGCCAACTTTTTAAACAGGGAACAAATGATACATTTGTTTTCACAACTACACCTGGAAATCCTGTTATATTTCGCCCTACAGGTACTAATTTATCCTTTTTTGCTTCCAGTTTTTGAACTTATGTAGGTGGCAGGCTTGGTCTTTTTCATGCCTTAAAAAATggttttgatatttataaaagatagagaaaaaaaCTTTCATACTTTTTGCTTGCAGTAAATATTCTTTTAGGGAGTAATTGAAAAATGTCATCTGGTTAAATGTATTAAAAATGTGTATTTCCCACCTCCATATTGTTTGGAAATTAGGGTAAAATTTATTGTTAGTACTTCAGCTTTGATTAGAGTAAAGGAGGTGTTCCTGTGAAGTAGTTGTAGAGCATTTTGAACGAATGCAATCTTCATGAAACATCTATCAGGTTAAGATTTGCATTACATCGTAATAAATgtactataaaattttcattttattgctTTCATTCTTCTGATGTAGCAGTTGTATTGTGTGATTGCTTTCTTTAACTATGGTATTCTTAGTTTTATGCATTATATCTAGTCCAGATCCTAATGGCCAATAATGATCTGACACTTTGGTTCTAAAAGCAGCTGCACATAACCCATTGTACAGAACATGCTAAAGGCTAAGTTTCCAACTATACCATTTCAAATACCACATGATGCTTGTCTTCTTTCTGTTGGGGGAGACTTGAATATGCATTTGAATAATGCATATGGTAAATATTATGTGTTCttgacttttttaaaaatacctGGAAGATGCTTAACTAAATATGCTGGAATTAAGCAGGTGCAAATCGCTATTTCACATTGTGCTCCACTGACTTTTTGGCaattggtggtggtggtcatTTTGCACTCTATTTGGACAGTGATCTGTGAGAATTTTgcctcttcatttttttttaaaaatatattttttccttaGATATTTATATTCAGCGAGCCCTCTGTTAAAAGAGGGAAATTTGTATGCATTTGTAACCTTGTTCAATGTTTGTTATATGGTCTATAAGATTGAGTGGATCAAGTTCATTCTCGGAAACCTATGGGAATCCTTGTCTTGCGCACTCAGAAGACTTTGAGGTGAAAGAAGTTGAGgtgtgctctctctctctctctctctctctctctctcatgtgcGCACGTATGCACAtctacacacacatatatgcCCATGCACATGGTCCCTCGGGTACATGATTTTCACAAGGACTTCTCACTGTTTCCAAATGAAAAGAGATGAAATGTGACGAATATTTTTGTGCAATGCAGCTGTGGGGCTTTGTATATGCTACTAAGTATGAGGAAGTACTTGCTCTAAGCCGTACGGAGGCACCTGGGATTTGCCGATGGTGAATGCTTTATTTATACCTCATTTTTCTAGGGTGATTAGCATCATCACCTTAGCGGAGGCTAAATGTTGTAGCTGGAGCCGGATGCCAACCTAGTTAACAACTGATGACTAGTTTTTTGTATATGTGAACCAATTTCCTATTACGTTTGTATAGATAGGTCCCTCCATGTACATAAACAACACCTAAGCATTGTACAACCTTTTTGATTAGATGGTGATTGTAAATACCAAATACTGTACTGGTTGGTAATAAATCTGTACAAGAAGATGCACTCTTGGATCATGTTTGCTTATAATTCGCGCCAATTAGCATTCTAGACTCTGCCGACAAGTAGCTTATTCCCCATCATGCCAGCGGCCATTAGACTGGAGAATCAATGTGACTTTGGACGTAAAAGTATAAGTGAGAAACAGAAGGTGTTTCTAATGCCAATAGTCATGGGATTGAATCTCATGCTACGGATATTCtcccctatttttttttttttttttgtttcacttTTTGTTGGTTAAGGATTTCCTCCTACTTCAAGGATGTTTCCTCTTAGTTTTCAATGaattttctactttttttttttttttttcctgcttcCCTAATTGTTTCAgttataactttttttaatgtcaaaaaagaaaacttaagaGGACCCTCCAAAAACCCCTGCTATAGACATGTAGATCCAAAAACATAAACACTAACAGTAGTACTGGAATACACATCTAAAATATGAATGCCAAAATATACGATCTTATAGAATTAGACTTAAAAGATATAACTATTTAACAAGAAAATTGAACTAATCCGCATGTATGAAAAGAGACCGCACCAGTTAACTAGTTAATCTGTAATCTACAAAAGACGCCTGAGAAAGGACAGGAATGACACTGATGGGAAATGAACTACATACCAACACCACccaagaaaagtaaaaattaacaaTGCCTTATAGCTAAAGATGTTAACTAGAACAAAGTCCAGTCGTGTGTTCAAGTGTGGCGTAACAAACTTGATAGAGTTCGATTCAAACAACTGCAGCAGCTTTCTCTCCAACCCCTTGTAATTTTTTAGGAGAGCCACTGAGCGAACTTTTATTCTTTGCATCCACTGCTTCTTCATATGCGGCTGAATGAATACCAAGTGCAGCACGGCCAGATGGATCAGGATTTTTCGACCATGCTGCATCCCATTCCACAGCTTTTGCTGTACTACATGCCACGCTTGGACCACCTGGAACTGTTGATCTAGCAGCATTCTGTTCAGAAATGGCAAATTGATCATACTCACGTAAATAAACAATGTTCCATTTTAATCAAGTTAGATTTATAAAACATGAGAGAAAGTGGCATGCCCATCATAGTTTCATCAGATACTATTTGCCTTCTTAGTACTAGAAAAGAGCATGTAGAGAAATTGATCGCCTAatccataataaataaagaaatgcaAGAAAGCTAAAATGATAACGTGAgtgaatattttctttcatgaaGCCAGGTCCCCTTCCTTCGCTTCTTGTAGAACTTGTATCTTACCTTTGGAAAGAACTTCTCAAATATAGTCCTATAGTAGTAAGCTTCTTTTGTGGTAGGCGTATTTTCAGGGTAAATGAAGCTAGCATGCGTCAGCATGGCATCTGTTACCTGTTCAGATACAAGCAAacaaagataattaattatatgcaGGTAAAGAAGCATCTCTAATGTTTGATGCCATGGGTTGTTGAACAAAGTACAGTTAGAACTCTAAACTGAATTATTGCAACATGAAATAAgccataaataaattaattttctcttGCAAGAGGTTTGAGATGTTATGTTGTCAAACTGTCAATTTGGAGCTCACATTAAGATAGGAGCTGCCTAATCAATAGTCTAAAGTTACAGTATGGTAACATAACATGCCACACTCTAGCAAGAGAACATTTCCCTCCAAAATCATTACTCTGAGTTAAGATGATGCATACTTGTTTGTTTGCATGATCTTTCAAGCCATCAATCCAGCTGTAACCAACACCATCACTAAACTGTTCCTTCTGCCTGTACAATATGTGctataacccaaaaaatacaaGGTAAAATTAAAGTTAGGTATATTTTGCACAAATAGGGCATGGAACTCCACACTGCAGACTGTGAGAGGCCACTTGACTGACAATACATAGCCAAGCACCAGGCCTCTTGCTATCTGCTCTGGAACATTTCCAAATTGTGTATGCAAGTTGAATACACGACACCTTACTTAAACTcttccaagaaaaaaaaaagtaacaaaatatgCAAAACGATAACCATGTAAGGCATAAAAGCAAGAAAGTTACAAACCTTCGGCAAATATGGCTTCTTAACATCATCAAATGCATTGCGTAAGACCCACTTCTCAATTCTCCCAAGATCAGGCCTGATCTGCAGTTACAAATGTAAGTGCTTAGATGTAGGAACTCAATAAGAACTTTTAGTTTGATATGATAAATTGGCAAAAGCTACAATAACAATCAACACAATCCCAATAATTTCATAGCAGTAACTCTGTGATCTTATAATCCAAAACACTGGCCAGAGATAATCCAAAATCTGTGTTACATACACTGAAACAAATAACGAACATCAAGATGCCTGTCTCACCtaagaatgaaaataaaatgggtGCATAAATGACAGAACACCCATAATACAAATGCAAAGGTCATGGCGCttaagaaataaatatgaagAGGGAAAACAAGGACCTGTACTGTGTTGGGAAAATTGTAAAACTATGAAAAAAACCCTAGGTAGTAGGTCATTTCCTTGAGCCATGACACTGAATTTTATGGATGGGCAGCAGTACGCCAAAGACCtccaattatatataatattacatGAGCTTCTAAAGCATATAAAATTTGGGAATAGGGGGAAACACCAACGTTAATAAGTGCTATACCATTTTCCATTCTGGATCAATGCTCATGGCAATATTGATGAATTCTTTATCTAAAAAGGGCACTCGAGCCTCAACACCCCAAGCCGAAGTTGATTTGTTGGCCCTCAGACAGTCATAAAGATGAAGAGCTTTAATCTGTTGAGTAGTCACAATagttaaatacaaaaaataaaaataaaaacaaaagtcaTAATTGCTGCAAATGAGTAGAACAAAAATCCAGCAATATTGAAAGTACATAACCATTTCCCTcaaataaaacagaaaagaaacagCCAGAGGGAGCGGAGGGAAAGATAGTTTTGAGGGATACCTTCTGACATGTTTCTTGGTGAAATTCCTCCTTGTTTGGTGCCTTGTGAAAATACAAGTAACCTCCAAATATTTCATCTGAACCTTCCCCAGAAAGAACCATTTTCACTCCCAAAGATTTAATTTTCCGAGACATAAGAAACATGGGTGTACTAGCTCTGATAGTCGTTACATCATATGTTTCAATATGGTAAATAACTTCCTCAAGTGCATCTATTCCTTCCTGAAacatcaaagaaaagaaacaaattatcAGTATGATTCTTGGGATGAATGTAGATCTTTGTTTCTGTACTGGGATTACTAATGTAGGAATGTTTCCTCGAGTCCATTGATGTTGAAAtcaaaaaatagaagaaaagcAAGAGAAAGACATGAGTTTAGGGAAGAAGTAGAATGAGGGGATAGACGAGGTAAATGTAATTGTGTTTATAATCAATATACCAGAAGTCTGAAGCCTATTACAAGCAATCCTAAATCATTAAATACCtaaagataataaaattttggaacAGTAATTAAACACAGTGTTATTCctcaattttaataagtaaaGACTAAATAGATTACATGATTTTTAAATGTAAGAAATAaacctaatatatacccttgAGCCTAAGTATGAAAGTTCCTCTCTTGCATCCCTCAATTACCTGTACAGTAAAGTGAAACTCATGATGACGAGTCCCAAGATAATCTGCAACTTCTCTTGCTGCTTTCAAATCTGGAGAGctctgaaaattgaaaatgtatCATTTGAATGTagacaaaaaatttcagaaaagatAAAATCCAGTAAAAGATTGATCCAGGAAAACATATCAAAAGCTGTCCGGTGCCAAAATTTGCATCAGAAAGGTAATTGAACATCTATAACGAGGacattcatttatttatttaaacttGTCACATTCGCTGCCTTCATCACACAGGGTGTACAACTTTTTATCAGTGACATTTTGATGTCACTTGGCATAAGCAACAGAAGAAGCCCACCCGTGTATGATTCTTTTACTGGAAGGTGTAATATATACTTGTTCAAACAGGAAATCCATGTCTACAAGTTTACAAACCGATAGAAAACAAATTGGCTACCTGAGGTTCAAGAACTATGTTAATAGACATCTCTTGTTCACAAAGTGAGGACATGTTGTAGTTAGCATCATCCAAACAAGCactattaaagaaaaatagaaagggGGAGAAGGACTTGCAAAGCATCACAATTGGCTATCTAAACAAGATATTAGCACTAAATTGAGTAAGCACTAAGTTTGGCTATCTAAAGAGAGACAAGTGTTTCGACCTCCAAGCCAATGCAAAAGGTGTGTAACTGTGATCCCCACTGACATGCAGCTTCTGATTCGGCTAAATAGCGACAAGCCACAGCAGCAACAAGTGATGAGTCCAGTCCTCCAGACAAAAGAACACCGAATGGTACATCTGTCATAAGTCTCTTAAACACAGCCTGCATGATgtcaagaaaaaataaatacttgcACATCAGTATGTGACAAAAATTTCTATAATTGAAAcagacaaaataaaaacaaaaaattaataaaaaaaagaagggaagagGGGGATGTTAATctcattatttttaaaaataagaaaatcatATTTCTATTTTCAGCTAGCTGACCAACGACATAGTTTCTCTTGTATGGGACAATTAGGCTGCTAATGCAAATGAAGGATTACCCATTCTATTACATTTTGCACTGAGCTTGGATGCAAGTTTAATTTCTGATTCTGATTTCACAGAATCCAGTTGCCAAAGTGGCTAACCATGAAAGGAGGactaaaaaaaatgtcaaaggAGCCCAATGTTACCTACCCTTCCTCAATGTTCAAACGCAAACAAGTTCCTCAAGTCAGCACCCAATTGGCAGAGTCACATAAAGTTAGCAACTCCCCAGACTTAAGATTAGGAATGGGAAAAACTGGCATAAATCAACATCTCATTTTTCAGATTCATCTCAACCCACCCAGTATTAACATAAACAACCAAATGCACAGTTCTCAAATgacaaaaatgcaaaaatggAGTTTGATTTATTACAAACTAATTGCAGTTACCTGATTAAgagtaataattaaaacataaatgcAAACAAGTATAGGTTCAGTGCATACCTTCTCAAAAGCCTTACGTAAAACTATTGGATCATAAGAACTTGACGGTGTCTGTTCCAAAAACCATGGAGGGTTGTACCACCTTCTAAGCCCTCCTGAAGACATATAAGTTTGTggataaataaaattacagtGGATACAACATCTAAAAAGTTTAAGGCACACAACTTCttgatttttaaattcaagttACACGAATATAAAAAGACAACACTTAGTTTATAAGTTcttaaattttgaagataattATTTATCCAAAAGTGTACAAGTTCTTAACTTTTTGAAGGTAATTACTTATCCAAAACAAATATACAAAAAGTTACAATAAAGATAAAGATATGTCAAAACCCttgttatttttcaaaataccTATAGTTGCTGAAGTATAATAGAAtcatttcttctccttttttttctctttttaaaatgGGAAAAAAGACATTACATGAGGAAGCTGTATGCAGATTTCACATGATTTTTATCAAAACGTTGACAACTAACAAAGCCATTACTttcttaatttcataaatagaAATCTTTAATGCTAACAAGAGCTCAGCATATACATACCTTGCTTGCTAGAGTAAACATGCCCCGGAGGAAAAGATATGAATCTTTCACAATCATCACTTAAAGCTTTCATTTCTGAAGCAAACCAAATTGATCCTGTAAAGAAATCAGTACTCATTAAATATCTGTCTGTAGAGTACTCAAAGCTTAAACATAATAATGATTGAAAGTTAAATGATGAAGGCTTAAATGTGAACTGTGACTGAGAACACAatataacaagaaaaacacaaagtcTTTGTCCaatgcaaagaaaaatataaagcaACAGCAAGCAAATAACATTTTTTGGTCGGTACAGTCGAGTAAATTGGGAAAATCAAAGCTAATTTGTGTTTCCTTTGAGAAacaaagcctttttttttttttttttccaacaagAGGAACGAAAAATCAAAGCAACAGTCAAAGAAAATTTGGGTAGACTAAACATTAAagttaatttttgttttcttttagaaaCTGACATAGTCCATACCATCAAGACCCCAGCCCATGTAAAGTGGGGTGATACCAATTGCATCTCGAGCAGCGATATAACTGTTGTCTTTCGTGTCAAGGAGGACGAAGGAAAACATGCCATCCAACATGTCCACAAACTCTTCCCCATGTTCTTCATACTGTCAAAGTTAAATGTTCATGTGATGCAGgacaacaaaaacatataggaagaaaaaagaaatccagACTCAGACTGGCTTTTGGCATCGCACCAAAGGTGTCCAgtagaaattagaaaaattcCGGCAGCACACCAACGGGACCTTGGAATCACTCCAAAGCTTTCAAAGTCTAGCCCCTTTTGTAGGCTAATTGCTACATGAATCTCAAAAGATCCAATTTAATTCACTTAAGAATTCTAAAGGCATCTTGGGACACTTAATACATCAATGATGTGAGAGAGACTCAAAGACAATA comes from Prunus dulcis chromosome 6, ALMONDv2, whole genome shotgun sequence and encodes:
- the LOC117632891 gene encoding TLD domain-containing protein 2, which translates into the protein MGRPRSFRSKAVHFVSDLTTVLLNPISDKPSKTSSPPPHAEDEDESKGSQNESSSEESPVNVVDGPDTSSFSAFLYSLLSSESEDTNTNADEKIDNQMDRNNPSSDSAIKGNGGKRSLLSKGKQSLSKVIYQAARFGGYRSQERKGNPDMKVDDRNDLEFTGVEMRHMQKAEKPMALVDLPDISEPSLLLTEITRTALYASMPALVQGRKWLLLYSTWRHGISLSSLYRRSMLCPGPSLLVVGDRKGAVFGGLVEAPLRPTNKKYQGTNDTFVFTTTPGNPVIFRPTGANRYFTLCSTDFLAIGGGGHFALYLDSDLLSGSSSFSETYGNPCLAHSEDFEVKEVELWGFVYATKYEEVLALSRTEAPGICRW
- the LOC117631133 gene encoding asparagine synthetase [glutamine-hydrolyzing] 3: MCGILAVFGCIDNSQAKRSRIIELSRRLRHRGPDWSGLHCHGNCYLAHQRLAIVDPASGDQPLYNEDKTVVVTVNGEIYNHKQLREKLKSHQFRTGSDCEVIAHLYEEHGEEFVDMLDGMFSFVLLDTKDNSYIAARDAIGITPLYMGWGLDGSIWFASEMKALSDDCERFISFPPGHVYSSKQGGLRRWYNPPWFLEQTPSSSYDPIVLRKAFEKAVFKRLMTDVPFGVLLSGGLDSSLVAAVACRYLAESEAACQWGSQLHTFCIGLESSPDLKAAREVADYLGTRHHEFHFTVQEGIDALEEVIYHIETYDVTTIRASTPMFLMSRKIKSLGVKMVLSGEGSDEIFGGYLYFHKAPNKEEFHQETCQKIKALHLYDCLRANKSTSAWGVEARVPFLDKEFINIAMSIDPEWKMIRPDLGRIEKWVLRNAFDDVKKPYLPKHILYRQKEQFSDGVGYSWIDGLKDHANKQVTDAMLTHASFIYPENTPTTKEAYYYRTIFEKFFPKNAARSTVPGGPSVACSTAKAVEWDAAWSKNPDPSGRAALGIHSAAYEEAVDAKNKSSLSGSPKKLQGVGEKAAAVV
- the LOC117630091 gene encoding annexin D2-like, which produces MATLRVPDVVPSPVEDAEQLRKAFEGWGTNEALIISILTHRNAAQRKLIQQAYAETYGEELLKSLDKELSSEFERAVLLWTLVPAERDAFLANEATKRFTSSNKVLLEIATTRSSHDLLLVKQAYHARFKKSLEEDVAYHTSGDLRKLLVPLLSTYRYEGDEISVPLAKKEAKILHEKISDKAYNDEELIRILSTRSKAQLNATLNHYNNEFGNAINKDLKADKDDEFLLLLRQTIKSLTVPEKYFEKVLRLAINKLGTDEGALTRVVTTRAEVDLHRIKQEYHRRNSVPLDQAIVKDTSGDYEKFLVELVGHGDA